The following is a genomic window from Plectropomus leopardus isolate mb unplaced genomic scaffold, YSFRI_Pleo_2.0 unplaced_scaffold21403, whole genome shotgun sequence.
taaaattcctgagatgtcctaaaatcttagaaacatcctaaaatttttgaaatgtcctaaagtctagaaatgtcctaaaatccctgagatgtcctaaaatctttgaaatgtcctaaagtctagaaatgtcctaaaatttttgAAAGTCCTTGAGATGTCCTAAAGCCCCtgtaatgtcttaaaatcctacagaaATCTCATAAATCTAAGAAATATGATAAAATCCCtcaaacgtcttaaaatcctggaaatgtgcaacacacccccccccaaaaaaaattctactttgcactttttcatCGTTGACACAACGGCATTAAAATCAGTCTGCGTTGATTTTTCCGTGCTGTCGGCAGCGTCGGGGCTGGAGGCGGTGGTGGCGGCTGAGGCGTGGCGGCCGTGGTGATGGTGTTGGACTCAGGTGAAGTCTTCATGGATCAGGTCGAGGGTGAACGTGTCGGCAGCAGCAGGAGCCAGTTGGAGCCAGAAGTCCGAGTGGATCCGCCCAGAACGCCGTCCAGAAGGAGCAATGTTGccaagaaggagaaggagaagatgTCCCAAAACGGACTTCCTGCTCAGACGAACCAGGCGGTACAGAGGAggtcgtcatcatcatcgtcgtcgTTAAAATGCGGGGCCACGCCCAGACCGCCGCTGCGCCGCCCACTCAGCCTGGAGGTGACGCCCCAGCGCCTGCGAGGGTCTCAGGAGCAGATGGCGGACAGGCGGATCGTGCAGCCTCCTTGGCGCAGCGGTTCGGCGGCTCCCTCGCCTCCGGCTCGCAGCCTGACCAGCCCCAGCCTGGGCGCCGGCGGCTGGATGCGTCGCAGCGAGAGCACCTGCTCCGTCAACTACTCCCTGGGGCTGCGGGCCGGCAGGGGGCAGATGCGACCCGCCACCTCCCTGCCGCACATCGCCAAGGGGGTGGGAGTCGGGGGCAGGTCGCTGCCGACGCCGTCGAGGCCGTGTCTGCTGGTGGCGCTGAGGCCTCTGAACCTG
Proteins encoded in this region:
- the LOC121965737 gene encoding uncharacterized protein KIAA0895-like, encoding MVLDSGEVFMDQVEGERVGSSRSQLEPEVRVDPPRTPSRRSNVAKKEKEKMSQNGLPAQTNQAVQRRSSSSSSSLKCGATPRPPLRRPLSLEVTPQRLRGSQEQMADRRIVQPPWRSGSAAPSPPARSLTSPSLGAGGWMRRSESTCSVNYSLGLRAGRGQMRPATSLPHIAKGVGVGGRSLPTPSRPCLLVALRPLNLDQEKQTFFQSDYKYEPQFEYAQPEPRSVLEKYREGSGLFLEQ